One Simonsiella muelleri ATCC 29453 DNA window includes the following coding sequences:
- the waaC gene encoding lipopolysaccharide heptosyltransferase I, translated as MKVLLVRLSSMGDLIHTLPAITDLSRYRPDIELHWLCEKSFADIARLHPFIKHIHMLEWRKWRTKLFQSDTWRALGSLKTDLRQAHYQQVVDSQGLIKSAVFAKWACAPIGGLDWHSAREPLASCFYANKFAVKKGEDAVWRNRQLFAQMFDYQADGAPDFGAVMPENASGSLKHLPEQYYVALHATSRDSKLWAFGHWLKFLNKLYESDGLPIMLPWGNLAEKQRAEQMADALPFVRVCAPLTLLQLADLLAKSRAVVGVDTGLLHLANAVNCPLVGIYTDSDPMKTGVQSSDWAKSVGGVGQMPSVNEVFDLLEICLKNKFQAD; from the coding sequence ATGAAAGTTTTACTGGTTCGCCTGTCCAGCATGGGCGATTTGATTCATACGCTGCCTGCGATTACCGATTTATCGCGCTATCGTCCTGATATAGAATTACATTGGTTATGCGAAAAAAGTTTTGCGGATATTGCGCGATTGCACCCATTTATTAAACATATTCATATGCTTGAATGGAGAAAGTGGCGGACAAAACTATTTCAGTCGGACACTTGGCGTGCATTAGGTAGTCTGAAAACCGATTTGCGTCAAGCGCATTATCAACAGGTTGTAGACAGCCAAGGTTTGATTAAATCGGCGGTGTTTGCAAAATGGGCGTGTGCGCCAATTGGTGGTTTGGATTGGCATTCGGCACGAGAGCCGTTGGCATCTTGTTTTTATGCGAATAAATTTGCGGTGAAAAAAGGCGAAGATGCAGTTTGGCGAAATCGGCAATTATTTGCACAAATGTTTGATTATCAAGCAGATGGTGCGCCTGATTTTGGTGCGGTTATGCCAGAAAATGCTTCAGGCAGCCTGAAACATTTGCCCGAGCAATATTATGTTGCGTTACACGCGACCAGCCGTGATAGCAAATTGTGGGCATTTGGTCATTGGTTAAAATTTTTAAATAAACTATATGAATCAGATGGTTTGCCAATTATGTTACCGTGGGGCAACTTGGCAGAGAAGCAACGCGCGGAACAAATGGCTGATGCGTTGCCATTTGTGCGAGTGTGTGCGCCGTTAACTTTATTACAATTAGCTGATTTATTGGCGAAATCTCGTGCAGTGGTTGGGGTGGATACGGGTTTATTGCATTTGGCGAATGCGGTAAATTGTCCGCTTGTCGGCATTTATACTGACAGCGATCCCATGAAAACGGGTGTGCAATCATCAGATTGGGCGAAAAGCGTGGGCGGTGTGGGGCAGATGCCTAGTGTTAATGAAGTGTTTGATTTATTAGAAATTTGTTTGAAAAATAAATTTCAGGCAGACTGA
- the rsmD gene encoding 16S rRNA (guanine(966)-N(2))-methyltransferase RsmD, with amino-acid sequence MSKFKNQPKIKHGKHINQIRIIGGQLRGRKIQFPNMEGLRPTPDSVRERLFNWLGQDLTGRVVLDLFAGSGALGFESVSRCARQVILCDTSFGVVQNLRRHSQLFQIKDKIQIYQQDGLKYLAQTSLRFDVVFLDPPFAWQNWVELFELLKNNLNPNAYVYVEVSRVPEIPDDWMIVRDGKAGQSLQLLLQKQ; translated from the coding sequence ATGAGTAAATTTAAGAATCAACCTAAAATCAAACATGGTAAACATATCAATCAAATTCGCATAATCGGAGGGCAGTTGCGTGGGCGAAAAATTCAGTTTCCAAATATGGAGGGGTTGCGTCCTACGCCTGATAGTGTACGTGAACGGTTATTTAATTGGCTGGGACAGGATTTGACGGGGCGAGTGGTGTTGGATTTGTTTGCTGGTAGTGGTGCATTGGGATTTGAGAGCGTGTCGCGTTGTGCAAGACAAGTAATATTATGTGATACGAGTTTTGGGGTGGTGCAAAATTTGCGGCGGCATAGCCAGTTGTTTCAAATAAAAGATAAAATTCAAATTTATCAACAAGATGGTTTAAAATATTTGGCACAAACTTCGTTGAGGTTTGATGTGGTGTTTCTTGACCCACCTTTTGCGTGGCAAAATTGGGTGGAATTATTTGAATTATTAAAAAATAATTTAAATCCAAATGCTTATGTTTATGTTGAAGTAAGTAGAGTGCCTGAAATTCCTGATGATTGGATGATTGTGCGAGATGGGAAGGCGGGGCAAAGTTTACAATTATTGCTTCAAAAACAGTGA
- a CDS encoding YfhL family 4Fe-4S dicluster ferredoxin — translation MSLFITDECINCDVCEPECPNDAISQGEEIYEINPNLCTQCVGHYDEPQCQQVCPVDCILIDETHPETQEQLMAKYHKIIAEK, via the coding sequence ATGTCTTTATTTATTACTGATGAGTGTATCAACTGCGATGTGTGTGAACCCGAATGCCCAAATGATGCAATTTCACAAGGCGAAGAAATTTATGAAATTAATCCCAATTTGTGTACTCAGTGTGTAGGGCATTATGATGAGCCACAATGCCAGCAAGTTTGCCCAGTTGATTGTATCTTAATTGATGAAACACATCCTGAAACGCAAGAACAGTTGATGGCAAAATACCACAAAATTATTGCTGAAAAATAA
- the tuf gene encoding elongation factor Tu has protein sequence MAKEKFERSKPHVNVGTIGHVDHGKTTLTAALTTILAEKFGGLAKGYDQIDNAPEEKARGITINTSHVEYETETRHYAHVDCPGHADYVKNMITGAAQMDGAILVVSAADGPMPQTREHILLARQVGVPYIIVFMNKCDMVDDAELLELVEMEIRDLLSSYDFPGDDCPIVQGSALRALEGDAAYKEKIFELAAALDSYIPTPERAIDKPFLLPIEDVFSISGRGTVVTGRVERGVIKVGEEIEIVGLKPTQKTTCTGVEMFRKLLDEGQAGDNVGVLLRGTKREEVERGQVLAKPGTITPHTKFEAEVYVLSKEEGGRHTPFFANYRPQFYFRTTDVTGAVTLSEGVEMVMPGENVKITVELIAPIAMENGLRFAIREGGRTVGAGVVANVIA, from the coding sequence ATGGCAAAGGAAAAATTTGAACGCAGCAAACCACACGTAAACGTTGGTACAATCGGTCACGTTGACCATGGTAAAACCACTTTGACTGCTGCGTTGACGACTATTTTGGCTGAAAAATTCGGCGGTTTGGCAAAAGGTTACGACCAAATTGACAATGCGCCAGAGGAAAAAGCACGCGGCATTACCATCAATACCTCCCACGTTGAATACGAAACTGAAACACGCCACTATGCGCACGTTGACTGCCCAGGTCACGCGGACTATGTGAAAAACATGATTACTGGTGCGGCGCAAATGGACGGTGCAATTTTGGTTGTATCTGCAGCTGACGGTCCTATGCCACAAACTCGCGAACACATCTTGTTGGCTCGTCAAGTAGGTGTACCTTACATTATCGTATTCATGAACAAATGCGACATGGTTGATGATGCTGAGTTGTTGGAATTGGTTGAAATGGAAATCCGTGACTTGTTGTCAAGCTACGACTTCCCAGGCGATGACTGCCCAATCGTACAAGGTTCTGCTTTGCGTGCATTGGAGGGTGATGCTGCATACAAAGAAAAAATCTTTGAATTGGCGGCTGCATTGGATAGTTACATTCCTACTCCAGAACGTGCGATTGACAAACCATTCTTGTTGCCAATTGAAGACGTATTCTCTATCTCTGGTCGTGGTACAGTGGTAACAGGTCGTGTAGAGCGCGGTGTCATCAAAGTAGGTGAAGAGATTGAAATCGTAGGTTTGAAACCCACTCAAAAAACCACTTGTACTGGTGTGGAAATGTTCCGCAAATTGTTGGACGAAGGTCAAGCAGGCGACAACGTAGGTGTGTTGTTGCGCGGTACCAAACGTGAAGAAGTGGAACGTGGTCAAGTATTGGCTAAACCAGGCACCATTACGCCACACACTAAATTTGAAGCAGAAGTGTATGTATTGAGCAAAGAAGAAGGTGGTCGTCATACGCCATTCTTCGCGAACTACCGTCCACAATTCTATTTCCGTACCACTGACGTAACGGGTGCAGTAACCTTGTCAGAAGGCGTGGAAATGGTGATGCCAGGCGAAAACGTGAAAATCACTGTTGAATTGATTGCACCAATCGCGATGGAAAACGGTTTGCGTTTTGCGATTCGTGAAGGTGGTCGTACCGTAGGTGCGGGCGTTGTGGCTAACGTGATTGCTTAA
- the secE gene encoding preprotein translocase subunit SecE — translation MNQEIEQEKQNGFRLGCYIRESIIEFKKVVWPKRPEAVRMTMFVMVFVAVFGTFIYGVDSLISLLFNFILVK, via the coding sequence ATGAATCAAGAAATTGAGCAGGAAAAGCAAAATGGGTTTAGATTAGGATGTTATATCCGTGAATCTATTATTGAATTTAAAAAAGTTGTTTGGCCTAAACGTCCCGAGGCTGTCCGTATGACTATGTTTGTGATGGTGTTTGTGGCAGTATTTGGTACATTTATTTATGGTGTAGATAGTTTGATTTCATTATTGTTTAATTTTATTTTAGTGAAATAA
- the nusG gene encoding transcription termination/antitermination protein NusG codes for MAKRWYVLQAYSGFEKNVQKTLKERIAREEMDEYFGQILVPVEEVVDIKNGRRMVSERKFFPGYVLIEMEMTDSSWHLVKSTPRVNGFIGGTAHRPLPITQREVDAMMAQVGGSFEVGMKKPKPRVEFEVGQQVRVNEGPFADFTGLVEHVDYEKNKLRVTVQIFGRETPVELEFGQVEKVV; via the coding sequence ATGGCTAAGCGTTGGTATGTATTACAGGCCTATTCAGGTTTTGAAAAAAATGTCCAAAAAACTTTGAAAGAACGCATTGCGCGTGAAGAGATGGATGAGTATTTCGGTCAAATTTTAGTGCCTGTAGAAGAGGTTGTAGATATTAAAAATGGTCGCCGTATGGTGTCAGAGCGCAAATTTTTTCCAGGCTATGTACTGATTGAAATGGAGATGACTGATAGTTCATGGCATTTGGTAAAAAGTACGCCACGTGTAAATGGCTTTATTGGTGGGACGGCTCATCGCCCATTGCCAATTACACAGCGTGAAGTTGATGCCATGATGGCGCAAGTAGGTGGCAGTTTTGAAGTTGGTATGAAAAAGCCCAAGCCTCGTGTGGAATTTGAAGTGGGGCAGCAGGTACGAGTGAATGAGGGGCCTTTTGCTGATTTTACTGGATTGGTGGAACACGTTGATTATGAAAAAAATAAATTGCGTGTAACCGTGCAGATTTTTGGACGCGAAACACCAGTAGAATTGGAGTTTGGGCAAGTAGAAAAAGTAGTCTAA
- the rplK gene encoding 50S ribosomal protein L11: MAKKVVGYIKLQIPAGKANPSPPVGPALGQRGLNIMEFCKAFNAATQGLEPGLPTPVVITAYADKSFTFVLKTPPASVLLKKAAGIKSGSSNPLTNKVGTVTRAQLEEIAKTKQPDLTAADLDAAVRTIAGSARSMGLNTEGVV; the protein is encoded by the coding sequence ATGGCAAAAAAAGTCGTAGGCTATATCAAACTGCAAATTCCTGCAGGTAAAGCCAATCCATCACCACCGGTTGGTCCAGCTTTGGGTCAGCGTGGTTTGAATATTATGGAGTTTTGTAAAGCATTTAACGCAGCAACTCAAGGTTTGGAACCAGGTTTGCCAACGCCTGTGGTTATCACAGCTTATGCGGATAAATCTTTTACGTTTGTATTGAAAACGCCTCCTGCCTCTGTATTGTTGAAAAAAGCAGCAGGTATTAAGAGTGGTAGCTCTAACCCATTGACGAACAAAGTGGGTACCGTTACTCGTGCTCAATTGGAAGAAATTGCTAAAACCAAACAACCTGATTTGACTGCTGCTGATTTGGATGCTGCGGTTCGTACAATTGCTGGTTCTGCACGTTCTATGGGCTTGAATACTGAGGGAGTGGTGTAA
- the rplA gene encoding 50S ribosomal protein L1 — MAKVSKRLKALRSSVEANKLYAIDEAIALVKKAATAKFDESVDVSFNLGVDPRKSDQVIRGSVVLPKGTGKTTRVAVFTQGANAEAAKAAGADIVGFEDLAEEIKKGNMDFDVVIASPDAMRIVGQLGTILGPRGLMPNPKVGTVTPNVAEAVKNAKAGQVQYRTDKAGIIHATIGRASFAEADLKENFDALLDALVKAKPAAAKGQYLKKIAVSSTMGLGVRVDTSSVNS; from the coding sequence ATGGCTAAAGTTTCTAAACGCTTGAAAGCATTGCGCTCTTCAGTTGAAGCGAATAAATTGTATGCAATTGATGAAGCAATTGCTTTGGTAAAAAAAGCAGCAACAGCTAAATTTGATGAGTCTGTTGATGTGTCTTTTAATTTGGGCGTGGATCCGCGTAAATCCGATCAAGTGATTCGTGGTTCTGTGGTCTTGCCAAAAGGTACAGGCAAAACGACTCGTGTGGCTGTTTTCACACAAGGTGCAAATGCAGAGGCTGCAAAAGCAGCGGGAGCAGATATCGTTGGCTTTGAAGATTTGGCAGAAGAAATCAAAAAAGGTAACATGGACTTTGACGTGGTGATTGCATCTCCCGATGCAATGCGTATCGTTGGTCAATTGGGTACTATCTTGGGTCCACGTGGTTTGATGCCAAATCCTAAAGTGGGTACAGTTACCCCTAATGTTGCAGAAGCAGTTAAAAATGCAAAAGCAGGTCAGGTTCAATACCGTACTGATAAAGCGGGTATTATTCACGCAACAATCGGTCGTGCGTCATTTGCAGAAGCAGATTTGAAAGAAAACTTTGACGCGTTGTTGGACGCTTTGGTAAAAGCAAAACCTGCTGCTGCTAAAGGGCAATACTTGAAAAAAATCGCCGTATCCAGCACAATGGGCTTGGGTGTGCGAGTTGATACTTCAAGCGTAAACAGCTAA
- the rplJ gene encoding 50S ribosomal protein L10 codes for MSLNIETKKAAVEEINAAIANAQTMVIAEYRGISVASMTELRANARKEGVYLRVLKNTLARRAVEGTSFAGLADQMVGPLVYAASEDAVAAAKVLHQFAKKDDKIVIKAGSYNGDVLDVAQVTELASIPSREELLSKLLFVMQSPVSGFARALAALAEKKESENA; via the coding sequence TTGAGTCTCAATATTGAAACCAAGAAAGCAGCCGTAGAAGAGATTAACGCAGCGATTGCGAATGCTCAAACTATGGTAATTGCTGAGTATCGCGGTATCAGTGTTGCCAGCATGACTGAACTTCGCGCTAATGCTCGTAAAGAAGGCGTGTACTTACGCGTTTTGAAAAACACATTGGCTCGTCGCGCAGTTGAAGGAACTTCTTTTGCTGGTTTGGCTGATCAAATGGTCGGTCCATTGGTTTATGCTGCATCTGAAGATGCCGTAGCCGCCGCAAAAGTGCTGCACCAATTCGCGAAAAAAGATGACAAAATCGTAATCAAAGCAGGTTCTTATAATGGCGATGTATTAGACGTTGCTCAGGTAACTGAGCTGGCATCTATTCCAAGTCGCGAAGAATTGTTGTCCAAATTGCTGTTCGTTATGCAATCACCTGTTTCAGGATTTGCACGCGCTTTGGCTGCTTTGGCAGAGAAAAAAGAAAGCGAAAACGCTTAA
- the rplL gene encoding 50S ribosomal protein L7/L12, giving the protein MTITKEDILNAVEQLTVMELNELVKAFEEKFGVSAAAVAVAGPATVGAAAEAKTEFDVILASAGDQKVGVIKVVRSITGLGLKEAKDLVDGAPKTLKEGVSQAEADDIKKQLEEAGAKVEIK; this is encoded by the coding sequence ATGACTATTACTAAAGAAGACATTTTGAATGCAGTTGAACAATTAACTGTTATGGAGTTGAACGAGCTGGTTAAAGCTTTTGAAGAAAAATTTGGCGTTTCTGCTGCTGCTGTTGCCGTTGCAGGTCCAGCTACTGTTGGTGCTGCTGCTGAAGCAAAAACTGAATTTGACGTTATCTTGGCATCTGCTGGTGATCAAAAAGTGGGCGTGATTAAAGTAGTTCGCAGCATCACTGGCTTAGGCTTGAAAGAAGCTAAAGATTTGGTTGACGGTGCGCCTAAAACACTTAAAGAAGGTGTTTCTCAAGCTGAAGCTGACGACATCAAAAAACAATTGGAAGAAGCTGGCGCGAAAGTGGAAATCAAATAA